Proteins from one Oenanthe melanoleuca isolate GR-GAL-2019-014 chromosome 1, OMel1.0, whole genome shotgun sequence genomic window:
- the ZFX gene encoding zinc finger X-chromosomal protein isoform X2, whose protein sequence is MDEDGLELQPHEPNAFFDPTGADAAHMDGDQIVVEVQETVFVSDVVDSDITVHNFVPDDPDSVVIQDVIEDVVIEDVQCPDIMDEPDVSETVIIPEQVLDTDVAEEVSLAHCTVPDDVLASDITAETMSIPEHVLTTESMHVPEVGHVEHVVHDNVEEADIVTDTLGTDVVSEEVLVADCASEAVIDANGIPVEHQDEKGNCDDYLMISWGTVDIVESEPENDHAVGLLDQNSSIRIPREKMVYMTVNDSQHEDEDLNVAEIADEVYMEVIVGEEDAAAAHEQQIDDTEIKTFMPIAWAAAYGNNNDGIESRNGTASALLHIDESSGLGRLAKQKPKKKRRPESRQYQTAIIIGPDGHPLTVYPCMICGKKFKSRGFLKRHMKNHPEHLLTKKKYRCTDCDYTTNKKISLHNHLESHKLTNKTEKLIECDECGKTFSHAGTLFTHKMVHRDKGVNKMHKCKFCDYETAEQGLLSHHLLAVHSKNFPHICVECGKGFRHPSELKKHMRIHTGEKPYQCQYCEYRSADSSNLKTHVKTKHSKETPLKCDICFQTFSDTKELQQHTLMHQESKTHQCLHCDHKSSNSSDLKRHIISVHTKDYPHKCDMCDKGFHRPSELKKHVAAHKGKKLHQCRHCDFKIADPFILSRHILSVHTKDLPFRCKRCRKGFRQQNELKKHMKTHSGRKVYQCEYCEYSTTDASGFKRHVISIHTKDYPHRCEYCKKGFRRPSEKNQHIMRHHKDVGLP, encoded by the exons ATGGATGAAGATGGGCTTGAATTGCAGCCACATGAGccaaatgcattttttgatCCAACAG GGGCTGATGCAGCACATATGGATGGAGATCAGATTGTTGTGGAAGTACAGGAAACAGTATTTGTTTCAGATGTAGTCGACTCAGATATAACTGTGCATAATTTTGTTCCTGATGATCCAGACTCCGTAGTAATCCAGGATGTCATTGAGGATGTTGTTATTGAGGATGTTCAGTGCCCAGATATCATGGACGAGCCAGACGTATCTGAAACAGTCATTATTCCTGAACAAGTGCTGGACACAGACGTAGCCGAAGAGGTTTCTTTGGCTCATTGCACTGTCCCGGATGATGTTTTAGCTTCTGACATAACAGCAGAGACAATGTCTATACCAGAACATGTACTGACAACTGAGTCAATGCATGTACCTGAAGTTGGACATGTAGAACACGTAGTTCATGATAACGTTGAAGAAGCAGATATTGTTACTGATACTCTGGGAACAGATGTTGTTTCTGAGGAAGTCTTGGTGGCAGACTGTGCATCAGAGGCAGTGATCGATGCCAATGGAATCCCTGTGGAACATCAAGATGAGAAGGGCAACTGTGATGATTACCTTATGATTTCCT GGGGCACAGTAGACATTGTGGAGAGTGAGCCAGAGAATGACCACGCAGTTGGATTGCTGGATCAAAATAGCAGTATTCGTATTCCAAGGGAGAAAATGGTTTATATGACTGTAAATGATTCTCAGCATGAAGACGAAGACTTAA aTGTTGCAGAAATAGCTGATGAGGTTTATATGGAGGTGATTGTAGGAGAGGAGGATGCCGCAGCCGCCCATGAACAGCAAATTGAtgacacagaaattaaaactttCATGCCCATAGCTTGGGCAGCAGCTTATG GTAATAATAATGATGGCATCGAAAGTCGGAATGGCACTGCGAGTGCTCTTTTGCACATAGATGAGTCATCTGGACTTGGGAGACTGGCCAAGCAAAAACcaaagaagaagaggagacCTGAGTCCAGACAGTATCAGACAG caataaTCATTGGCCCTGATGGTCATCCATTGACAGTCTACCCCTGCATGATTTgtggaaagaaatttaaatcCAGAGGTTTCTTGAAAAGGCACATGAAAAACCACCCAGAGCACCTTCTTACTAAGAAGAAATACAGATGCACAGACTGTGATTACACTAcgaataaaaaaataagtttacaTAACCACTTGGAGAGTCATAAGCTgaccaacaaaacagaaaagcttaTTGAATGCGATGAGTGTGGGAAAACCTTCTCTCATGCAGGAACTTTATTTACTCACAAGATGGTGCACAGGGACAAAGGAGTTAATAAAATGCACAAGTGCAAATTCTGCGATTATGAGACAGCAGAACAAGGGTTACTGAGTCACCACCTTTTGGCTGTCCACAGCAAGAACTTTCCTCACATTTGCGTGGAGTGTGGCAAAGGGTTTCGCCATCCGTCGGAGCTCAAGAAGCACATGCGGATCCACACCGGCGAGAAGCCCTACCAGTGCCAATATTGTGAATACCGATCTGCTGACTCTTCCAACTTGAAAACCCACGTAAAGACTAAACACAGTAAGGAAACGCCGTTGAAGTGCGATATTTGTTTCCAGACTTTTTCAGATACCAAAGAGCTACAGCAGCATACGCTTATGCATCAAGAGAGTAAAACACATCAGTGTTTGCATTGTGACCATAAGAGCTCAAACTCGAGTGATCTGAAACGACACATTATTTCAGTCCACACAAAAGACTATCCTCATAAGTGTGATATGTGTGATAAAGGCTTTCACAGGCCTTCGGAACTGAAAAAACACGTGGCGGCTCACAAAGGTAAAAAATTGCACCAATGCAGACATTGTGACTTTAAAATTGCAGATCCATTCATTCTGAGTCGCCACATACTCTCGGTTCACACAAAGGATCTTCCATTCAGGTGCAAGAGATGTAGAAAGGGCTTTAGGCAACAAAACGAGCTgaaaaaacacatgaaaacacACAGTGGCAGGAAAGTTTATCAGTGTGAGTACTGTGAGTATAGCACTACAGACGCCTCAGGCTTCAAACGGCACGTGATTTCCATTCACACAAAAGACTACCCTCACCGGTGTGAGTATTGCAAGAAAGGTTTCCGAAGGCCTTCAGAGAAGAACCAGCACATTATGCGACATCATAAAGATGTTGGGCTGCCTTAA
- the ZFX gene encoding zinc finger X-chromosomal protein isoform X1, which translates to MDEDGLELQPHEPNAFFDPTGADAAHMDGDQIVVEVQETVFVSDVVDSDITVHNFVPDDPDSVVIQDVIEDVVIEDVQCPDIMDEPDVSETVIIPEQVLDTDVAEEVSLAHCTVPDDVLASDITAETMSIPEHVLTTESMHVPEVGHVEHVVHDNVEEADIVTDTLGTDVVSEEVLVADCASEAVIDANGIPVEHQDEKGNCDDYLMISLDDAGKIEHEGSAEITMEAESESGSCKVDGICPEVIKVYIFKADPGEDDLGGTVDIVESEPENDHAVGLLDQNSSIRIPREKMVYMTVNDSQHEDEDLNVAEIADEVYMEVIVGEEDAAAAHEQQIDDTEIKTFMPIAWAAAYGNNNDGIESRNGTASALLHIDESSGLGRLAKQKPKKKRRPESRQYQTAIIIGPDGHPLTVYPCMICGKKFKSRGFLKRHMKNHPEHLLTKKKYRCTDCDYTTNKKISLHNHLESHKLTNKTEKLIECDECGKTFSHAGTLFTHKMVHRDKGVNKMHKCKFCDYETAEQGLLSHHLLAVHSKNFPHICVECGKGFRHPSELKKHMRIHTGEKPYQCQYCEYRSADSSNLKTHVKTKHSKETPLKCDICFQTFSDTKELQQHTLMHQESKTHQCLHCDHKSSNSSDLKRHIISVHTKDYPHKCDMCDKGFHRPSELKKHVAAHKGKKLHQCRHCDFKIADPFILSRHILSVHTKDLPFRCKRCRKGFRQQNELKKHMKTHSGRKVYQCEYCEYSTTDASGFKRHVISIHTKDYPHRCEYCKKGFRRPSEKNQHIMRHHKDVGLP; encoded by the exons ATGGATGAAGATGGGCTTGAATTGCAGCCACATGAGccaaatgcattttttgatCCAACAG GGGCTGATGCAGCACATATGGATGGAGATCAGATTGTTGTGGAAGTACAGGAAACAGTATTTGTTTCAGATGTAGTCGACTCAGATATAACTGTGCATAATTTTGTTCCTGATGATCCAGACTCCGTAGTAATCCAGGATGTCATTGAGGATGTTGTTATTGAGGATGTTCAGTGCCCAGATATCATGGACGAGCCAGACGTATCTGAAACAGTCATTATTCCTGAACAAGTGCTGGACACAGACGTAGCCGAAGAGGTTTCTTTGGCTCATTGCACTGTCCCGGATGATGTTTTAGCTTCTGACATAACAGCAGAGACAATGTCTATACCAGAACATGTACTGACAACTGAGTCAATGCATGTACCTGAAGTTGGACATGTAGAACACGTAGTTCATGATAACGTTGAAGAAGCAGATATTGTTACTGATACTCTGGGAACAGATGTTGTTTCTGAGGAAGTCTTGGTGGCAGACTGTGCATCAGAGGCAGTGATCGATGCCAATGGAATCCCTGTGGAACATCAAGATGAGAAGGGCAACTGTGATGATTACCTTATGATTTCCT TGGATGATGCTGGTAAGATAGAACACGAAGGTTCTGCTGAAATTACCATGGAAGCAGAGTCAGAAAGTGGCTCTTGTAAAGTGGATGGCATTTGTCCAGAAGTCATCAAGGTCTATATATTCAAAGCAGATCCTGGAGAAGACGATTTAG GGGGCACAGTAGACATTGTGGAGAGTGAGCCAGAGAATGACCACGCAGTTGGATTGCTGGATCAAAATAGCAGTATTCGTATTCCAAGGGAGAAAATGGTTTATATGACTGTAAATGATTCTCAGCATGAAGACGAAGACTTAA aTGTTGCAGAAATAGCTGATGAGGTTTATATGGAGGTGATTGTAGGAGAGGAGGATGCCGCAGCCGCCCATGAACAGCAAATTGAtgacacagaaattaaaactttCATGCCCATAGCTTGGGCAGCAGCTTATG GTAATAATAATGATGGCATCGAAAGTCGGAATGGCACTGCGAGTGCTCTTTTGCACATAGATGAGTCATCTGGACTTGGGAGACTGGCCAAGCAAAAACcaaagaagaagaggagacCTGAGTCCAGACAGTATCAGACAG caataaTCATTGGCCCTGATGGTCATCCATTGACAGTCTACCCCTGCATGATTTgtggaaagaaatttaaatcCAGAGGTTTCTTGAAAAGGCACATGAAAAACCACCCAGAGCACCTTCTTACTAAGAAGAAATACAGATGCACAGACTGTGATTACACTAcgaataaaaaaataagtttacaTAACCACTTGGAGAGTCATAAGCTgaccaacaaaacagaaaagcttaTTGAATGCGATGAGTGTGGGAAAACCTTCTCTCATGCAGGAACTTTATTTACTCACAAGATGGTGCACAGGGACAAAGGAGTTAATAAAATGCACAAGTGCAAATTCTGCGATTATGAGACAGCAGAACAAGGGTTACTGAGTCACCACCTTTTGGCTGTCCACAGCAAGAACTTTCCTCACATTTGCGTGGAGTGTGGCAAAGGGTTTCGCCATCCGTCGGAGCTCAAGAAGCACATGCGGATCCACACCGGCGAGAAGCCCTACCAGTGCCAATATTGTGAATACCGATCTGCTGACTCTTCCAACTTGAAAACCCACGTAAAGACTAAACACAGTAAGGAAACGCCGTTGAAGTGCGATATTTGTTTCCAGACTTTTTCAGATACCAAAGAGCTACAGCAGCATACGCTTATGCATCAAGAGAGTAAAACACATCAGTGTTTGCATTGTGACCATAAGAGCTCAAACTCGAGTGATCTGAAACGACACATTATTTCAGTCCACACAAAAGACTATCCTCATAAGTGTGATATGTGTGATAAAGGCTTTCACAGGCCTTCGGAACTGAAAAAACACGTGGCGGCTCACAAAGGTAAAAAATTGCACCAATGCAGACATTGTGACTTTAAAATTGCAGATCCATTCATTCTGAGTCGCCACATACTCTCGGTTCACACAAAGGATCTTCCATTCAGGTGCAAGAGATGTAGAAAGGGCTTTAGGCAACAAAACGAGCTgaaaaaacacatgaaaacacACAGTGGCAGGAAAGTTTATCAGTGTGAGTACTGTGAGTATAGCACTACAGACGCCTCAGGCTTCAAACGGCACGTGATTTCCATTCACACAAAAGACTACCCTCACCGGTGTGAGTATTGCAAGAAAGGTTTCCGAAGGCCTTCAGAGAAGAACCAGCACATTATGCGACATCATAAAGATGTTGGGCTGCCTTAA
- the ZFX gene encoding zinc finger X-chromosomal protein isoform X3, producing the protein MEAESESGSCKVDGICPEVIKVYIFKADPGEDDLGGTVDIVESEPENDHAVGLLDQNSSIRIPREKMVYMTVNDSQHEDEDLNVAEIADEVYMEVIVGEEDAAAAHEQQIDDTEIKTFMPIAWAAAYGNNNDGIESRNGTASALLHIDESSGLGRLAKQKPKKKRRPESRQYQTAIIIGPDGHPLTVYPCMICGKKFKSRGFLKRHMKNHPEHLLTKKKYRCTDCDYTTNKKISLHNHLESHKLTNKTEKLIECDECGKTFSHAGTLFTHKMVHRDKGVNKMHKCKFCDYETAEQGLLSHHLLAVHSKNFPHICVECGKGFRHPSELKKHMRIHTGEKPYQCQYCEYRSADSSNLKTHVKTKHSKETPLKCDICFQTFSDTKELQQHTLMHQESKTHQCLHCDHKSSNSSDLKRHIISVHTKDYPHKCDMCDKGFHRPSELKKHVAAHKGKKLHQCRHCDFKIADPFILSRHILSVHTKDLPFRCKRCRKGFRQQNELKKHMKTHSGRKVYQCEYCEYSTTDASGFKRHVISIHTKDYPHRCEYCKKGFRRPSEKNQHIMRHHKDVGLP; encoded by the exons ATGGAAGCAGAGTCAGAAAGTGGCTCTTGTAAAGTGGATGGCATTTGTCCAGAAGTCATCAAGGTCTATATATTCAAAGCAGATCCTGGAGAAGACGATTTAG GGGGCACAGTAGACATTGTGGAGAGTGAGCCAGAGAATGACCACGCAGTTGGATTGCTGGATCAAAATAGCAGTATTCGTATTCCAAGGGAGAAAATGGTTTATATGACTGTAAATGATTCTCAGCATGAAGACGAAGACTTAA aTGTTGCAGAAATAGCTGATGAGGTTTATATGGAGGTGATTGTAGGAGAGGAGGATGCCGCAGCCGCCCATGAACAGCAAATTGAtgacacagaaattaaaactttCATGCCCATAGCTTGGGCAGCAGCTTATG GTAATAATAATGATGGCATCGAAAGTCGGAATGGCACTGCGAGTGCTCTTTTGCACATAGATGAGTCATCTGGACTTGGGAGACTGGCCAAGCAAAAACcaaagaagaagaggagacCTGAGTCCAGACAGTATCAGACAG caataaTCATTGGCCCTGATGGTCATCCATTGACAGTCTACCCCTGCATGATTTgtggaaagaaatttaaatcCAGAGGTTTCTTGAAAAGGCACATGAAAAACCACCCAGAGCACCTTCTTACTAAGAAGAAATACAGATGCACAGACTGTGATTACACTAcgaataaaaaaataagtttacaTAACCACTTGGAGAGTCATAAGCTgaccaacaaaacagaaaagcttaTTGAATGCGATGAGTGTGGGAAAACCTTCTCTCATGCAGGAACTTTATTTACTCACAAGATGGTGCACAGGGACAAAGGAGTTAATAAAATGCACAAGTGCAAATTCTGCGATTATGAGACAGCAGAACAAGGGTTACTGAGTCACCACCTTTTGGCTGTCCACAGCAAGAACTTTCCTCACATTTGCGTGGAGTGTGGCAAAGGGTTTCGCCATCCGTCGGAGCTCAAGAAGCACATGCGGATCCACACCGGCGAGAAGCCCTACCAGTGCCAATATTGTGAATACCGATCTGCTGACTCTTCCAACTTGAAAACCCACGTAAAGACTAAACACAGTAAGGAAACGCCGTTGAAGTGCGATATTTGTTTCCAGACTTTTTCAGATACCAAAGAGCTACAGCAGCATACGCTTATGCATCAAGAGAGTAAAACACATCAGTGTTTGCATTGTGACCATAAGAGCTCAAACTCGAGTGATCTGAAACGACACATTATTTCAGTCCACACAAAAGACTATCCTCATAAGTGTGATATGTGTGATAAAGGCTTTCACAGGCCTTCGGAACTGAAAAAACACGTGGCGGCTCACAAAGGTAAAAAATTGCACCAATGCAGACATTGTGACTTTAAAATTGCAGATCCATTCATTCTGAGTCGCCACATACTCTCGGTTCACACAAAGGATCTTCCATTCAGGTGCAAGAGATGTAGAAAGGGCTTTAGGCAACAAAACGAGCTgaaaaaacacatgaaaacacACAGTGGCAGGAAAGTTTATCAGTGTGAGTACTGTGAGTATAGCACTACAGACGCCTCAGGCTTCAAACGGCACGTGATTTCCATTCACACAAAAGACTACCCTCACCGGTGTGAGTATTGCAAGAAAGGTTTCCGAAGGCCTTCAGAGAAGAACCAGCACATTATGCGACATCATAAAGATGTTGGGCTGCCTTAA